A part of Verrucomicrobiota bacterium genomic DNA contains:
- the ftsW gene encoding putative lipid II flippase FtsW — MARNCAYVLILSVLVLLSIGFVILTSVSAFVPNNHGDQYYFITRQLVWLIIATGAAIFASQWDYQKWVKYSYFLIAGWAFLMVLCLAPGIGVTVNNAARWLDLGVMRFQPSEFAKLSYAAFLAYWLGKNYRQTHDIKIGFVMPILVFLGYAILCRLQNDLGTLAVFLFITFLMMFVAGTRWRYLIPLPIIGIAGIIGMALFMPERVGRLLAFMNPEQYLLDEGYQVQQALIAFGSGGVNGLGLGNGVQKMFYLPESHTDFIFPIIGEEMGMVFTLLVVFCFLLIGLSGGFIAWHAKDATGVLLGVGATSLICIQAGFNIAVVTSLVPTKGISLPFISYGGSNLLMCLTCVGILINIHRQAEYEPMRGPRRVLPQVVTVRM; from the coding sequence ATGGCTAGAAATTGTGCTTATGTGCTAATTCTGTCTGTTCTAGTATTATTGTCGATAGGCTTTGTAATACTTACCAGCGTGAGTGCATTTGTGCCTAATAACCATGGGGATCAATATTACTTTATTACTAGACAACTCGTTTGGTTGATCATTGCAACAGGCGCTGCAATATTTGCTTCACAATGGGACTATCAAAAATGGGTTAAGTATAGCTATTTTCTTATAGCCGGCTGGGCCTTTTTGATGGTTCTTTGCCTTGCTCCTGGTATTGGTGTGACAGTTAATAATGCAGCACGTTGGCTTGATCTTGGTGTCATGAGATTTCAGCCCTCTGAATTTGCCAAACTTAGTTATGCTGCATTTTTAGCTTATTGGCTTGGTAAAAATTATCGACAGACTCATGATATCAAAATTGGATTTGTTATGCCAATACTCGTATTTCTTGGCTACGCAATCCTTTGCCGCTTGCAGAATGACTTGGGAACATTAGCAGTTTTTCTGTTTATTACATTTCTGATGATGTTTGTAGCAGGAACACGTTGGCGATATCTTATCCCTCTGCCTATTATAGGAATAGCTGGAATTATAGGTATGGCTTTATTTATGCCTGAGCGAGTTGGGAGATTACTGGCATTCATGAATCCTGAGCAATATCTATTGGATGAAGGCTACCAAGTGCAGCAGGCTCTCATTGCCTTTGGTTCGGGAGGAGTTAATGGCCTAGGGTTAGGTAATGGAGTGCAAAAGATGTTTTACCTCCCAGAATCTCATACGGACTTTATTTTTCCTATAATTGGAGAAGAAATGGGAATGGTGTTTACCTTATTAGTTGTTTTTTGCTTTTTACTAATTGGTTTAAGCGGTGGGTTTATTGCCTGGCATGCTAAAGATGCTACAGGAGTGCTTCTAGGTGTTGGTGCTACTAGCCTAATATGCATTCAGGCAGGCTTTAATATTGCAGTTGTCACTTCTCTAGTGCCAACTAAGGGTATAAGCCTTCCATTTATTAGTTATGGAGGTTCTAATCTTTTAATGTGTTTAACATGTGTTGGAATATTGATCAATATACATAGACAGGCCGAATATGAACCAATGAGAGGGCCCAGGCGTGTCTTACCTCAAGTTGTAACCGTGAGAATGTGA
- the murC gene encoding UDP-N-acetylmuramate--L-alanine ligase — protein sequence MKTLPTNDPCTKSLDKGERVHLIGVAGSGMLGLASLFLEKGYMVTGSDLRENANAKKLIEKGLKFYLGHHPDFVLGAQKVVYSAAIPESNLERLYALDCGAKTIGRAQALSELTADRENIVVGGMHGKTTVTSMVAHMLKNAAIDPGFYVGAEVPQLGQFAQWGSSPLMVIEGDESDGSLLNYKTGIAVLLNVELEHMDYFTGIEDIRQFFGKFLSEANHCIGCVDCPEASMLLSGFSNATTFGFSDSAMFRGVNYHLKNGMPCFKVWHGGEVLSEIELQVMGKHNALNALCTLAIGIHLGVKLDSIVASLKSFRGAKRRFEVIEALDELMVIDDYAHHPTEIQTTLEVARSSLGGRRILVAFEPHRYSRVKNLWSEFVKCFDCADYLILSEIFPANEKSIQGVTGQMLAEDIAKRRNGGVAFASDVAELEHHIKREVKSGDALLVLGAGDVSRVAKSIGAALKVFKDLKELLDQKVKIKLFEPLSKHTTLRVGGPSDIWCEPSNEESLKKILHYCRENEIDYFFVGRGSNLLVRDHGIRGICIHLNSEQFRQIKIEGERVSVGAGARMKDIVFKAKKHGLGGLEFMEGIPGHLGGGLRMNAGAMKFSLFDVVQSIRVMDREGAIKELDVSDIEVSYRNVPLLKTHAVLSAVLLCKPCSETKINEILKSNSKKRWSSQPAAASAGCSFKNSCEIPTGKLVEELGLKNKKRGGARISDVHGNFIVNDGSASASDVIWLMDLIKKEAFHKKSIHLEPEVITVGD from the coding sequence ATGAAAACACTTCCTACAAACGACCCATGCACCAAGAGTCTTGATAAAGGAGAGCGAGTTCACCTTATAGGTGTCGCTGGAAGTGGTATGCTTGGCCTTGCTTCATTGTTTTTGGAAAAAGGCTATATGGTAACGGGATCGGATTTACGGGAGAATGCGAACGCAAAAAAATTGATAGAGAAGGGTCTCAAATTCTATTTAGGTCATCATCCAGATTTTGTGTTAGGTGCTCAGAAAGTAGTTTACAGCGCAGCAATTCCAGAGAGTAATTTGGAGAGGTTATATGCACTTGACTGTGGGGCTAAAACTATAGGCAGAGCACAAGCATTAAGTGAATTAACTGCGGATCGTGAAAATATAGTAGTCGGTGGAATGCATGGAAAAACAACGGTCACATCAATGGTTGCTCATATGTTGAAAAATGCTGCAATAGATCCTGGGTTCTATGTAGGTGCTGAAGTTCCTCAATTAGGCCAATTTGCTCAGTGGGGTTCCTCTCCTTTGATGGTAATTGAGGGAGATGAAAGTGATGGCTCATTACTAAACTACAAGACGGGAATTGCGGTTTTATTAAACGTAGAATTAGAACATATGGATTATTTTACGGGAATAGAGGATATTCGTCAGTTCTTTGGAAAATTCTTATCTGAAGCTAATCATTGTATTGGATGTGTTGATTGTCCAGAGGCTAGTATGCTTTTATCTGGTTTCAGCAACGCGACCACATTCGGCTTCTCTGATTCGGCAATGTTTAGAGGAGTGAACTATCATCTAAAGAATGGAATGCCTTGTTTTAAAGTATGGCATGGTGGTGAGGTACTTAGTGAAATTGAACTGCAGGTGATGGGAAAGCATAATGCTCTAAATGCGCTGTGCACTCTAGCAATAGGAATACATCTAGGTGTCAAATTGGATAGTATTGTTGCTAGCCTTAAATCATTTAGAGGGGCTAAACGGCGTTTTGAGGTAATAGAAGCGCTGGATGAATTGATGGTGATTGATGATTATGCCCATCACCCTACCGAGATACAGACGACTCTTGAGGTTGCAAGATCGAGCTTAGGCGGTCGCAGAATTCTGGTTGCTTTTGAGCCCCATCGTTATTCAAGAGTTAAGAACCTGTGGAGTGAATTTGTAAAGTGCTTTGATTGTGCTGATTATCTTATTTTATCGGAAATTTTTCCAGCCAACGAGAAGAGTATTCAAGGAGTAACTGGTCAGATGCTAGCTGAAGATATAGCTAAGAGAAGAAACGGCGGCGTAGCTTTCGCTTCAGATGTTGCGGAGTTAGAGCATCACATTAAGAGAGAGGTAAAGTCAGGTGATGCTCTATTAGTATTAGGGGCTGGGGATGTATCTCGTGTAGCAAAGAGTATTGGAGCTGCCTTGAAGGTATTTAAGGATTTGAAAGAATTACTAGACCAAAAGGTGAAAATAAAATTATTTGAACCTCTATCAAAGCATACAACGCTAAGAGTGGGCGGACCCTCAGACATTTGGTGTGAGCCTTCAAATGAAGAATCCCTCAAAAAGATTCTTCATTATTGTAGAGAAAATGAGATTGACTATTTTTTTGTAGGTCGAGGCAGTAACTTGCTGGTTAGAGATCATGGAATCAGAGGTATTTGTATTCACCTTAATTCTGAACAATTTAGGCAGATAAAAATCGAAGGAGAACGCGTTAGTGTGGGTGCAGGGGCAAGGATGAAAGACATTGTATTTAAAGCCAAAAAGCATGGGCTGGGTGGGCTGGAATTTATGGAAGGTATTCCGGGGCATCTAGGAGGAGGTTTACGCATGAATGCAGGTGCGATGAAATTTAGTTTGTTTGACGTTGTTCAATCTATCAGAGTGATGGATAGGGAGGGAGCTATCAAGGAGCTTGATGTTAGTGATATAGAAGTTTCCTATAGAAATGTTCCATTACTAAAAACGCATGCTGTGTTAAGTGCAGTTTTACTTTGTAAGCCCTGCAGCGAAACAAAGATTAATGAAATACTAAAGTCCAACAGTAAAAAGCGGTGGAGTTCTCAACCGGCTGCTGCTAGCGCGGGGTGTAGTTTTAAAAACTCCTGTGAAATTCCTACAGGTAAATTAGTTGAAGAGTTAGGGTTAAAGAATAAGAAGCGCGGCGGTGCTAGAATATCGGATGTGCATGGGAATTTTATTGTGAATGACGGAAGTGCAAGCGCTTCAGATGTTATCTGGTTAATGGACCTTATAAAAAAAGAAGCTTTCCATAAAAAGAGTATTCATCTGGAGCCGGAGGTAATCACTGTTGGTGACTAA
- the murF gene encoding UDP-N-acetylmuramoyl-tripeptide--D-alanyl-D-alanine ligase, with translation MKPMPLDQIAKWAEGTLDGGRGDRCVMRVCSDSRKVQPGDLFVALEGDRFDGHKFLDDILEKGAVAALVRRQEKSKGGKLSLIKVEDTLKGLQVLASNYRKSLEVKVVGITGSNGKTSAKEFIAQVLGKKFKATKTQGNLNNHIGLPLTLLSMKESDKMAVIEIGMNHRGEIAHLAKLAKPDYAVVTSVGWAHIEFFKDRDEIAQEKGDLVREVSREGVCILNGDDERVRKMSDWTASHCVSVGSTFGLDYYYDSVNWDGAYTNFTLHTSDQDLALKIGYPGWHMVQNASLAGALGIELGVRPIDLKAGLMETAIPGGRLLVERLNDGWLLDDSYNANPDSMIAAFRTLNMMSGGGRRVAILGSMGELGERSRELHQAVGKVAEQEGVGLLLAVGEYACDFMKGATEEGLNLSRAIVCTNHHDLVQAYMQEQRSDDVVLVKGSRLSSMEKVSELLREEVV, from the coding sequence ATGAAGCCGATGCCCCTAGACCAGATTGCAAAATGGGCGGAAGGCACGCTTGATGGAGGCAGAGGTGATCGTTGCGTGATGCGTGTTTGTTCCGATTCCAGAAAGGTGCAGCCAGGTGATTTATTTGTAGCACTAGAAGGAGATCGGTTTGATGGGCATAAGTTTCTTGATGATATTCTTGAGAAGGGTGCGGTGGCTGCATTGGTGCGTCGACAAGAAAAAAGTAAAGGCGGCAAGCTTTCACTCATCAAAGTAGAAGATACTTTGAAAGGCTTACAAGTCCTAGCGAGTAATTACCGGAAATCTCTGGAAGTCAAAGTGGTGGGTATAACTGGAAGCAATGGTAAAACTAGTGCGAAAGAGTTTATTGCTCAAGTGCTTGGGAAAAAATTTAAAGCAACCAAAACTCAAGGCAATTTGAATAACCATATTGGCCTTCCCTTAACTCTGTTGAGTATGAAGGAATCCGACAAGATGGCAGTGATAGAGATAGGGATGAATCATCGTGGAGAAATAGCGCATCTGGCTAAGTTGGCAAAACCGGACTATGCCGTGGTAACAAGTGTGGGTTGGGCTCATATCGAATTTTTTAAAGACAGGGACGAAATAGCTCAAGAAAAGGGGGACTTAGTTAGAGAAGTCTCTAGGGAGGGGGTATGTATTTTAAATGGTGACGATGAGAGGGTTCGAAAAATGTCTGACTGGACGGCATCTCATTGTGTTTCTGTTGGTAGCACTTTTGGATTGGATTACTACTACGACTCAGTGAATTGGGATGGTGCTTATACAAACTTTACGCTACACACCTCTGACCAGGATTTAGCTCTAAAGATTGGCTATCCTGGTTGGCATATGGTGCAGAATGCCTCTCTAGCTGGAGCTCTGGGCATAGAACTTGGAGTTAGACCAATTGATTTGAAAGCTGGCTTAATGGAAACCGCTATTCCAGGTGGAAGGCTGTTGGTGGAACGCCTGAATGATGGATGGCTTTTAGATGATTCTTATAATGCTAATCCTGACTCAATGATAGCTGCGTTTAGAACACTAAATATGATGAGTGGGGGCGGGCGTCGTGTTGCAATTCTTGGTAGTATGGGAGAGTTGGGGGAGAGAAGTCGAGAATTGCATCAGGCTGTAGGTAAGGTAGCAGAACAAGAGGGTGTAGGTCTTCTGTTGGCTGTAGGGGAGTATGCTTGTGATTTTATGAAAGGAGCAACGGAGGAAGGGTTAAATCTTTCCAGAGCAATAGTCTGTACAAATCATCATGATTTGGTACAAGCATATATGCAGGAGCAACGATCTGATGATGTGGTTCTAGTGAAAGGATCACGTTTATCAAGTATGGAGAAGGTGAGCGAACTTCTTAGAGAGGAAGTTGTCTAG
- a CDS encoding UDP-N-acetylglucosamine--N-acetylmuramyl-(pentapeptide) pyrophosphoryl-undecaprenol N-acetylglucosamine transferase, whose translation MATMGIACGGTGGHLFPGLAVAQELMNSGHEVRLYVSMKKIDQLALENYPELQTVPLSTIGFPGLSIKLFDFIWKFYRSYKKCCNEIKNQRIEVVLGMGGFSCAPLLLAASSCKVPAYLHESNAYPGKVTRLLAKLVRKVFIGMETCAKHLPHGTTLFVGTPIRKQLKRIQATEARKILGLSENKLTVGIVGGSQGAQGLNHMVVKALSHLQSHKDNWQFLHISGPGNDALVSMNYRKSAFDAVVNDFCQNMGTFYSACDVVVSRSGAASMAELSYYAKPSILIPYPYASENHQMWNAKVFREKNAAEIIEESESAYLKLVTVLEKILSDRILHKKMCRNVQEFTFHKSPEKQMAKELIANCSEVEIKEVASP comes from the coding sequence ATGGCTACTATGGGTATTGCTTGCGGTGGCACGGGAGGTCATTTATTTCCGGGGCTAGCTGTGGCACAGGAGTTAATGAATTCTGGGCATGAGGTACGTCTTTATGTGTCGATGAAAAAGATCGATCAGCTAGCCTTAGAAAATTATCCTGAATTGCAGACAGTGCCTTTGTCTACAATTGGATTTCCCGGTTTGAGTATAAAGCTATTTGATTTCATTTGGAAATTTTATCGGTCATATAAAAAGTGCTGTAATGAAATTAAGAATCAACGCATTGAGGTAGTTCTTGGGATGGGCGGTTTTTCTTGTGCACCTCTTCTTCTTGCTGCTAGCTCTTGTAAAGTCCCAGCATATTTACACGAGTCGAATGCGTACCCTGGCAAGGTAACCCGTTTACTGGCAAAGTTAGTTCGCAAAGTGTTTATTGGGATGGAGACGTGTGCCAAACACTTGCCGCACGGTACTACCTTATTTGTGGGAACTCCAATACGAAAACAGTTGAAGCGTATACAGGCAACTGAAGCAAGGAAGATTTTGGGGCTTAGCGAGAATAAATTAACGGTTGGTATAGTTGGAGGTAGCCAAGGAGCACAAGGTTTAAACCACATGGTGGTGAAAGCACTTTCACATCTTCAAAGCCATAAAGATAATTGGCAATTTCTACATATTAGCGGGCCTGGGAATGATGCTTTAGTTTCAATGAATTACAGGAAAAGTGCTTTTGATGCAGTAGTGAATGATTTTTGCCAGAATATGGGTACATTTTATAGTGCGTGTGATGTTGTAGTATCTCGCAGCGGTGCGGCTTCTATGGCCGAGTTATCGTATTATGCTAAGCCTTCTATTCTTATTCCCTACCCATACGCTTCAGAGAATCACCAGATGTGGAATGCTAAAGTTTTTAGAGAGAAAAATGCCGCAGAGATCATTGAAGAAAGCGAGAGTGCTTACTTGAAACTGGTCACAGTTTTAGAAAAAATTTTATCTGATCGGATATTGCATAAAAAAATGTGTCGAAATGTGCAAGAATTTACTTTCCACAAGAGTCCTGAAAAACAAATGGCTAAAGAATTAATAGCGAATTGCTCTGAGGTAGAAATAAAGGAGGTAGCATCGCCTTGA
- a CDS encoding UDP-N-acetylmuramoyl-L-alanyl-D-glutamate--2,6-diaminopimelate ligase: MRLDQLLESVPVIQSRGSLNMEVKGLVYRSQSVKPGDVFCTWKGEVSDGHNYINDAYQRGAVAFVVEKDDPLFPKVNIQVHSGREALGVMASNLYGKPSELLSAIGITGTNGKTSTAYLLYHLLTYINKKCGLLGTVEYRLGNRVEKATRTTPEGLDLQGFLADMVVSGCEFVIMEVASHALDQGRVAGISFDLGVFTNLTRDHLDYHKTMERYFSAKRKLFENLAPGGVAVINGNDSYGKKILESLPDHTNVFAYGHGVSCDYRAKNVTYTIDGTSFDLLTNNGLYSLRTPWIGDYNLSNALAAIASANILGIDEEVIAEALLEAPQVPGRMERISHAGAFEVIVDYAHTEDALRKALQALKSLTEEKLIVVVGCGGDRDTTKRPLMALAACEEADEVIFTSDNPRNENPADILNDMVISVSGDENYNVIEDREEAIATSIQRARGGDVILIAGKGHEAAQEVHGETIDFDDRVVALKYLRGFKK, translated from the coding sequence ATGAGGTTGGATCAGCTACTTGAGAGTGTCCCTGTAATTCAGAGCCGTGGTTCCTTGAATATGGAGGTTAAGGGTTTGGTTTATCGTTCTCAATCTGTCAAGCCTGGAGATGTTTTTTGCACATGGAAAGGTGAGGTTTCTGATGGACACAATTACATTAATGATGCTTATCAGCGCGGCGCGGTAGCGTTTGTAGTGGAAAAGGATGACCCACTTTTTCCAAAGGTTAACATTCAGGTTCATTCAGGGAGAGAGGCTTTAGGTGTCATGGCGAGCAATTTGTATGGAAAGCCTTCTGAATTGCTAAGCGCAATTGGCATCACTGGAACCAATGGGAAAACCTCTACTGCCTATCTTCTGTATCACCTGTTGACCTATATAAATAAGAAATGTGGTTTGCTTGGGACTGTTGAATATCGATTAGGCAATAGAGTTGAAAAAGCGACACGCACAACGCCAGAGGGTTTAGATTTACAAGGCTTTCTAGCAGATATGGTAGTCTCTGGATGTGAGTTCGTCATTATGGAAGTTGCCTCACATGCTTTAGATCAAGGTAGAGTAGCGGGAATCTCTTTTGATTTAGGTGTATTTACTAATCTGACTCGAGACCATTTGGATTATCACAAGACTATGGAACGGTATTTTTCTGCCAAAAGGAAGTTGTTTGAAAATTTGGCGCCTGGTGGAGTTGCTGTGATCAATGGCAATGATTCGTATGGTAAAAAAATTTTAGAATCGCTTCCCGATCATACGAACGTATTTGCTTATGGTCATGGCGTGAGTTGTGACTATCGTGCAAAAAATGTGACCTATACTATTGATGGAACTTCATTTGATCTACTGACAAATAATGGGTTGTATTCTCTGCGAACACCATGGATTGGAGATTACAATTTGTCCAACGCCTTAGCAGCAATAGCCTCGGCTAATATATTAGGTATTGATGAAGAAGTTATAGCGGAGGCTTTACTTGAAGCACCCCAGGTTCCTGGGAGAATGGAGCGTATCAGCCATGCAGGAGCTTTTGAAGTAATCGTTGATTATGCGCATACTGAAGATGCGCTAAGGAAGGCACTACAAGCTTTGAAATCGTTAACAGAAGAGAAGCTGATTGTTGTCGTAGGTTGTGGAGGTGATAGAGACACCACTAAGCGGCCATTGATGGCTTTAGCCGCCTGTGAAGAGGCCGATGAAGTGATTTTTACTTCGGATAACCCTAGAAACGAGAATCCTGCTGATATTCTTAATGATATGGTTATTTCAGTGAGTGGGGATGAGAATTATAATGTGATAGAGGATCGTGAGGAAGCTATTGCCACCTCCATACAAAGGGCTAGAGGAGGAGATGTTATATTAATTGCCGGTAAGGGACATGAAGCAGCTCAGGAGGTACATGGAGAGACTATTGATTTTGATGACCGTGTTGTAGCATTAAAGTATTTAAGAGGTTTCAAGAAATGA
- the murD gene encoding UDP-N-acetylmuramoyl-L-alanine--D-glutamate ligase, giving the protein MNLKNKNTLVLGLGKSGLAAVMLLLAQGARVSVYDVSEDSKLQRTAEELRQKGVNVHLGDFALRPESYELCVLSPGLDPRKPIVQNFYSANVKIISEIELASWFASTQIIAVTGTNGKSTTTELIASALSAAGKKVIACGNLGLPFSEVVLKKSELDAVVLEVSSFQLEAIDSFRPNVAVHLNLSPDHLDRYDSFEHYRRTKLRIFENQEANDLAIVNANLELTQIKASQVTFSSDSLKSHFSYKNQALFIGEKLFLRQNETKLLGPHNAENQLAAIAVTQNYEIDESIIKNALIEYSPLAHRCQIVEVIEGVRYIDDSKATNVDAMKKAILAQQGEVILIAGGKDKGVGFKSLIHVVEQRVKKAVLIGQTKHKIRTDWGDKVTCVLVDTLEKAVEEASMTAVRGDVVLLSPGCSSFDMFEGFEDRGKQFANLVRKMT; this is encoded by the coding sequence ATGAACTTAAAAAATAAGAATACATTAGTTTTAGGTTTGGGTAAAAGTGGCTTGGCAGCAGTTATGTTGCTCTTGGCTCAAGGGGCTCGTGTGTCTGTATATGATGTTTCAGAGGACTCAAAGCTTCAAAGAACTGCTGAGGAGTTGAGGCAGAAGGGTGTTAATGTGCACCTTGGGGACTTTGCATTGAGACCAGAAAGCTATGAGCTGTGCGTTTTGAGTCCTGGTTTAGACCCCCGAAAACCTATTGTTCAGAATTTCTACTCTGCAAATGTAAAAATAATTTCTGAGATAGAATTAGCCTCATGGTTTGCAAGTACTCAAATTATAGCTGTTACTGGCACTAATGGTAAAAGCACGACTACGGAATTAATTGCCTCCGCTTTAAGTGCCGCTGGTAAGAAAGTTATAGCATGTGGGAATTTAGGTCTTCCATTCTCAGAGGTAGTTTTAAAGAAATCTGAATTGGATGCGGTAGTGCTTGAAGTGAGTTCGTTCCAGTTAGAGGCTATAGATAGCTTTAGGCCCAATGTGGCAGTTCACTTGAACCTATCGCCTGATCATCTAGATAGGTATGACTCATTTGAGCATTATCGGCGCACTAAGTTAAGAATTTTCGAGAATCAAGAAGCCAACGATCTCGCTATAGTAAATGCAAATTTAGAATTAACTCAAATAAAGGCATCTCAAGTTACTTTTTCATCTGATTCATTGAAAAGTCATTTTAGTTATAAAAATCAGGCTTTATTTATCGGTGAGAAATTGTTTTTAAGGCAGAATGAAACAAAATTACTAGGGCCTCACAATGCAGAAAATCAATTGGCAGCTATAGCTGTGACACAAAATTATGAAATCGATGAATCTATAATCAAAAATGCGCTTATCGAATATAGTCCTCTTGCTCACAGATGCCAGATAGTAGAAGTAATAGAAGGTGTACGCTATATTGATGACTCAAAAGCAACTAATGTTGATGCTATGAAAAAAGCAATTTTAGCACAGCAGGGCGAGGTAATTCTCATCGCTGGAGGGAAGGATAAAGGCGTTGGTTTTAAATCATTGATTCATGTTGTGGAACAGCGCGTAAAAAAGGCTGTGTTAATAGGCCAGACTAAACACAAAATTAGAACAGACTGGGGAGACAAAGTCACATGTGTGTTAGTAGATACTTTAGAAAAAGCTGTTGAAGAGGCAAGCATGACAGCGGTAAGAGGCGATGTAGTGTTACTGTCCCCAGGTTGCTCTAGCTTTGACATGTTTGAGGGATTTGAAGATAGAGGTAAACAATTTGCGAATTTAGTTAGAAAAATGACATAA
- a CDS encoding LysM peptidoglycan-binding domain-containing protein yields the protein MSENTSPTKGSNKLTTMFLIVLGVHVVIIIGLCAYSLLKGDSAPNKEQEIAEKSGQEELQGASLTETLPTDQDTVFSYEVEEVAEVTPSQSTQPRPVLDDEHFTSPYASSMPATSDSAWSGIKELPKGATKVSKQETVLLEARPAPATNPMVKEAAPTITKQIDQPVVDYQKYIVRKGDTLSRISKQFGVSVNKIKQINGLSNDLIKIGQSLEVPVSRLVSQTGLSKVPVKVTLSAGSTHENDTSYITYTVKKGDTLWRISHNHGTKTSIIAQLNGLSDPAKIKVGMKLKIPVRSGSTLSKNEKSDDPEVVPFRTASMNSEMAMLREAQE from the coding sequence ATGAGTGAAAATACAAGCCCAACTAAGGGTAGCAATAAATTAACCACGATGTTTCTCATCGTGCTCGGAGTGCATGTAGTAATAATTATAGGTCTATGTGCATATTCCCTATTGAAAGGAGATTCAGCACCAAATAAAGAGCAGGAAATTGCTGAGAAAAGCGGACAAGAAGAGCTTCAAGGGGCGTCTTTGACTGAAACTCTTCCAACTGATCAAGACACGGTATTTAGTTATGAGGTTGAAGAAGTTGCTGAGGTAACCCCTAGTCAATCTACTCAGCCGCGCCCGGTTCTAGATGACGAGCATTTTACTTCACCTTATGCATCAAGCATGCCGGCTACAAGTGATTCTGCGTGGTCAGGCATCAAGGAGTTGCCAAAAGGAGCTACTAAGGTATCGAAACAAGAAACTGTGCTGCTGGAGGCAAGACCTGCCCCTGCAACTAATCCAATGGTTAAGGAAGCAGCTCCAACAATTACGAAGCAGATAGATCAACCAGTAGTGGATTATCAGAAGTATATTGTGAGGAAAGGCGATACTTTAAGCAGAATCTCCAAGCAGTTCGGGGTGTCTGTTAATAAAATTAAGCAAATTAATGGGCTATCTAATGATCTCATTAAAATAGGTCAGAGTTTAGAAGTCCCTGTGAGCCGCCTAGTTTCTCAAACTGGTCTGAGCAAAGTCCCTGTAAAGGTTACACTAAGCGCGGGTTCTACACATGAAAATGACACAAGCTATATCACTTACACGGTGAAGAAGGGTGATACGTTGTGGAGAATTTCCCATAACCATGGAACCAAGACTTCAATTATCGCACAGTTAAATGGGTTATCGGATCCGGCTAAAATTAAAGTTGGCATGAAGCTTAAGATTCCAGTGCGCAGCGGTTCTACGTTAAGTAAAAACGAGAAATCTGATGACCCAGAAGTTGTCCCATTCAGAACAGCTTCTATGAATTCCGAAATGGCGATGCTGAGAGAAGCCCAGGAGTAG
- the mraY gene encoding phospho-N-acetylmuramoyl-pentapeptide-transferase, producing the protein MGAAISILLISFLLGPFLIRFLTRLKLGQPLRGKEEVHKLADLHESKKGTPTMGGVMILVNLFLACLMWGDIGNQYLWVALVPTLLLGGLGFIDDYAKIRQKKSDGLNSRQKLIGQMVIGLGVAIYLLQHPETQASATKLQIPFLKEDMFVVETGWYFVVPFFVLIIVGSSNAVNLTDGLDGLAAGCVIPVVGVLAVFAYTSSRTDASEYLLLTYLPGAEELVIFCAALGASALGFLWYNCHPARMFMGDTGSLALGGAIAVVSICVNQELLLVIIGGVFVMEAVSVIMQVGCYKITGKRIFAMSPIHHHFELKGWRETTVVTRFWILGIIFALMGLASLKLR; encoded by the coding sequence ATGGGTGCAGCAATCAGTATACTATTAATCAGTTTTTTGCTCGGGCCCTTCTTGATTCGTTTTTTAACTCGCTTGAAATTAGGGCAGCCATTGAGAGGTAAGGAAGAGGTGCATAAATTGGCTGACTTGCATGAGAGCAAGAAAGGAACACCGACCATGGGTGGTGTCATGATCCTCGTTAATTTATTTCTAGCTTGCCTAATGTGGGGGGATATTGGCAATCAATACTTATGGGTGGCATTAGTCCCAACTTTGTTGCTGGGCGGACTAGGCTTTATTGATGATTATGCAAAAATTCGCCAGAAAAAATCTGATGGCTTGAATAGTAGACAAAAGCTTATTGGGCAAATGGTTATTGGTTTAGGTGTGGCTATCTATTTATTGCAACATCCGGAAACGCAAGCTTCTGCAACAAAGCTTCAGATACCCTTTCTAAAGGAAGATATGTTTGTGGTTGAGACGGGTTGGTACTTTGTCGTGCCCTTTTTTGTTCTTATTATTGTTGGGTCCTCTAATGCAGTAAACCTAACAGATGGACTAGATGGATTAGCCGCTGGGTGCGTGATTCCCGTGGTGGGAGTTCTTGCTGTTTTCGCCTACACTTCTAGTAGAACAGATGCATCGGAATATTTATTGCTCACTTATTTACCTGGGGCAGAGGAATTAGTGATTTTTTGCGCCGCATTGGGAGCTTCAGCCTTGGGCTTCCTATGGTACAATTGTCATCCTGCACGCATGTTTATGGGTGATACGGGATCGTTGGCACTTGGTGGAGCTATCGCGGTAGTTTCGATTTGTGTAAATCAAGAGCTTTTACTTGTCATCATAGGGGGAGTTTTTGTTATGGAGGCTGTGTCTGTCATTATGCAGGTGGGGTGCTATAAAATAACAGGTAAGAGAATTTTTGCCATGTCTCCAATCCATCATCACTTTGAGTTAAAAGGGTGGAGAGAAACGACTGTTGTCACACGCTTTTGGATTCTAGGAATTATTTTTGCATTGATGGGATTAGCTTCATTAAAGCTGAGATAG